A window of Syngnathus typhle isolate RoL2023-S1 ecotype Sweden linkage group LG9, RoL_Styp_1.0, whole genome shotgun sequence genomic DNA:
AACTGAACGAATGTCACGTTTATTGGACATGAGCACGGACGGAATATGACGTGAGGTAACCAAGTCAGTTGGCGGTGGGGCTCAAAGCACCATTTATTTTCAGAGATAAGGAACAAAAACGTTTACAGTACATTGATTTGATGCGTGGTTATATATTTCTAGAGTTAACAATAACCTTAATATTTGTGCTTTGCTGAAATGAATTCAGCACTCTCGTGTTACTTCCATGTGTGTTACTGTGGTTTCACATCATAATTATAACAGCATTGCTGTTGCTTATTCGTCATGATCTATTCATAATAAAACCACAAACGGACACCCAAGGCTCTTCATTTGTTGTCCTCTTGGATATTAAACTGATTTTTAGATTTGGCGGATTCAAGCAGGAGCTCGTAAAGTTGTCCAATCTGTTCATCTTGGAAGTCTTTCAGTTTCTCCTCTGGAAGGTCTACACCAATTTTCACAGAGCCATTTTGGTCCCTGACCGAGTCCAGAATTTGCGACTGCAGAGTGTCCTTGTAGTCGTCCCATTCTTTCATGAAGCTTTTCACTTCATCAGGCGAAGCGTTTTTGTGTCTTCTGAACTCGTCTTTCACGTAGTTGTCGCCCAGGGCTCTCAAATGTAGCGGCAGAAAGCGATGCAGCACGAGAATCCTCTTGTACAACGAACACACCTGAGCACCGGTAGCCATGGTTGATACACCTGAGGGAAAATTATCAAGAAAATCTATCAAAAATACATCCCTGCTTACCGCAGCCTGTTAATGCAGCAAACAATAAAATGCACCAGTTTAAATGATAGTTACTTGACGCGTCTTTGTTTATCCGGAGGACGGACGTAACTCTGACATTGTTTCCTTAGTCAGCCATCTTGAACCATACGCAGAAACATCAAATCTCGCGATATTTTGATCACACTACGGTATCCTGTAAGCAAAAACAGTCAAATCGACGAAATGGGAATATTTATTTCAACTAAAATAATAGACTTTCGCCAATtgtattaaaaatatatctacGATGTTTCAGTAAAACgaaaacaataatttaaaaTCTGACAGCTTTAGGTTCCTTGTTGACACGGCCACTGCACACAGTGCGTGACTATTAATAAACAACTGCATCGTATCAGAAAAAAACTGAATTTAAAAGCCCAGGGACATGTTCATGACGGGCAGAAGGAAAAATGACTTTAAACTGTGACAGCAGTTCATTTCCTAAGGTGAACAAGAATGTTTTCTGTCAGCCTGAGTTAAATTCTTCATGCTGCAGAACAGGGcagtggactcggtcggatttttgcacagaGTCAGAGtctggcctcttgaccacgagtccgagtccggctgtccattttttactgttaattcatgtgactgcttagtctttattcaaggctaatttagatcaaaatctaaataattacaacagttttgtgatggctttgtctttattaaacatataaacgagtGCAGTGGGTGTAACATGCAGAGAGTGGGCCTTCCACTCCCCAATTCAAAACCACGACCACCtagacaaaaatgtcaaaagagGGAACAAGGCTTGATGGTTAAGAGGCATGTGATTGCACCTTTTCCGTTTTTGCAGGACATAGCAGTATGTGGCTATCCACTCAGCATATTTTTCATTGTGGTGAATGAGTTCTGCGAGAGGTTCTCCTACTATGGCATGCGAGGTGAGACTTAATTTCTTGCCCATGTGACAAAACACGAGTCACACATCCACAGTTGATTGTAAATTTGGGaaaattgttgaaaatattgtttttttgacCACTTTCCACAGCTGTCCTGGTGCTGTACTTTAAGTATTTCCTGCGCTGGGACGATGACTTGGCCACCTCCATCTACCACACTTTTGTCGCCCTGTGCTACCTCACCCCGATTCTGGGCGCCATTGTTGCCGACTCCTGGCTGGGGAAATTTAAGTGAGTGGCTGCCGACCACGGTTTCTCTCTTTTAAATCATGACTTATAGTTCATTGGATTTGTAACTTCCTCCCTCAGGACCATCATCTACCTGTCCATTGTCTACGCAGTGGGTCAGGTAACCATGGCTGTCAGCGCAATCCACGACATCACAGACTCCGACAAAGACGGGACGCCCGACAACATGACCTTCCACGTGTGGGTGTCTTCTGATGCTATTTTTCCAATCTGAACTATGGCAGTTGATAGCCTGTTTTTAACAGAATGTCATACTTTTGTTGACGTACAGTGCAATGTCAATGGTGGGTCTTTTCCTTATCGCTCTGGGCACTGGGGGTATCAAACCTTGCGTGGCTGCCTTTGGTGGGGACCAGTTCAGTGACCACCAGGTGAGTACATGACAGCACCATGTCGAGGTATTGCCATACAATGACATCTTTTCTGTAGT
This region includes:
- the sdhaf3 gene encoding succinate dehydrogenase assembly factor 3, mitochondrial; this encodes MATGAQVCSLYKRILVLHRFLPLHLRALGDNYVKDEFRRHKNASPDEVKSFMKEWDDYKDTLQSQILDSVRDQNGSVKIGVDLPEEKLKDFQDEQIGQLYELLLESAKSKNQFNIQEDNK